Within the Thermanaeromonas toyohensis ToBE genome, the region CGCCTATCGCCTCCGCCACCCAATACGGGTGATGACATTCAACCTTACCATCCCGGACGAAATACCTTCTTTCTTTAGCCACAGGCATTCTACCGTAGAAGGCTTTAAAGGCCGCTTCAAGAGGAATATATTTGCGAAACACTAGAGCTTCCGGCTGAAGGCCTAGTATATCCGCAATCTCATTGAACTCCACCACCCGGTAAATATTACTCCAAAGCTTGGCTGACGAGGCCACGTAGCAGGAGTTCTGCCAGTCATGCTTACCCGAGGCCATATCAGTACGGACAAATAGGGGATAACCAAGCTGTTCGGTTGCGTCTATGATTCTTGCCTTTATATCTTCCGGTAAGGGTTCTCCGTCTAGCATTTTCAGTAGCGGTCTATAGCCGGTCTCGACGATAATTGTTTCAGGTTTGGGCACCCGTGTATCCTTCACCCTCGGCCACCAGTAGAGCATACTGTTCTTGTCCATGTTTTCACCCCGCTTTAGCTAAGCCTAATAATATGTCGACCAACTCCTCCATGCGCCTTATTGTTACCTCTGTCCTCTCCTCCCCCTTTTTGCACTCCAACTTTATACCCACCACGGCTTTAACCTGCCTATCGTCCTCCCAAGCTACCCCATTGAGGCCATCGAGCAAACTCTTAAGCAAGTTGTCCACATCCCCAGGGCCGTTGGTGTAGAAAGTAACGATTACTGCCAATTCGCCGTCCTGCTTTTTTATCCGATGCTTGAGCGCATATACCCTTACGGCCTTCTCAAACTCCCTCGTTTTAGCAGGCGTATACGTTATCACCCCGCCCCGGTAAAGCCTAACCTGGTGCCGGGCCTTGGGTACGGGCTTGCCAGGGATTACTAAGCATTGTGCCTCTCTCTCCACTTGCGAGCGTAGTAGCGCATCCTTTCTAGACATGCTTCGCACCTCGCTCTTCCAAAGGGTGCCGGTTTGCCACAGTCCACGCATAAGCCTTTGCCCCGTCTAGCGCTGTAGTATACCCTGTCATATTTATCAAGTTCTATGATGCAGCCATACCGCTGGCATTTATTGGCCCATGCCAATACCACCGTAAATGCTTCGTCCCAAGGAATTCCATATTTCTGCGCTCTATCTGCAAGCTTTAGTACCAGCCTCAAAACCTCCTCCGGCCTGCCCAATGGCTTCATAGCCGCTTCACCACCGCCGCCCCGCTCCACCATGCTCCCTTTAGCACCGTTACCCGGTATTTTCCGGTGTCCACTACCAGCATGGCGGGGGTTATTGCCGTAATCTTTCCCTTGTACCGCTGAATTTTGCTATCCCGGCCCACCCTCTCAGCCACTTCTATCCGGTCTCCTACTTGGAAGGGCCACTCCGGCATTGGTGCGGGAGCATATTTCTTAGCCATGCGCTTTCCCCCTTACAGCCATTCTTCTGGAATGTCCTCCGGCGATACTTCTGTACCTAAATCGGACAACCGCACCTTTTTCTGGGCTGTGCCTGCCTTCTGTTTCTTTCCCTGGATTTCTTCCCACTCCCTCCGGTAGCAGCACATCCGCCACCGGAAGTACGGCCAGCCGTATATCCGTGAGGCCTCCGGGTCGTAAACTGGTACCCACCCCCTAGACCACAGGCCACAGTCTTCAAATCGCTGGCACTTCTGGCAGGCCTCGAAGCTCCGGTGCAGTATGATAATTGGCACTGCATTTTGGCGGAGCACCTCCGGAGGAAACCCCCGCAGGTCTATGCCCCTAGTGGCTAAAAAGAGGACTATTCCTTCTACCTCCTCCAGCTTCTCAGCCGCCGCCTGCATCACTTCTCACCCGCCTTTGGTAGGGCCACCACTTTCCCGCCGCCCAGGGCCTTTTGTTGGGCTATCTTGGCCGTGAGTTCTCTTACCTCACGGGGCGTAACTACACTCTCACGCTGGCGGCCTATCACCTGCTCGTACACTTTCATGAACTGCGCTCGGACTACCTCAGGTTGCTCGGAAAGGCATATTTCTCTCCAGCCCAAATACCTGACTGCCCTGGCTACGTCTTCCGGCAATGCTGCAAGGGCCTCCGCCTCCCTGTAGGAGCCGTACCGCTTCACAGCTTGCAACACCAGTGCCCAAGCTTCCCCAGGCGATAAGGTCTCTGGCTGCATTATCTCAGCGGCTGCCTGGCGAATCTCGGCTACAGTTGGGAAATACCGAACCTCCGAAAGTACCTTCAGAAGGGCTTTCTCCACCACCTGGTACGGCAGGTCTTGGAGCAACCTGTACCACAGCTCTACGGTCGGCCCTAAATCCTTCTCCTGTAGCGCAGGAAAATTAGCCGCAGCAAGGGCTACCAGGTAAGCAGCTTCTTGTTCTGTCATCCGGGGCTAGCCTCCTTTCGAGTTCTCCGTTCTACCCATTCCTGTAGGCTGGCAAAAGCACGGGGTATATTCTTTTGCGGCGGGGAGTTACCGTTATAGTGCGGCTGTTTCTTCGGCTTTAAGAGCAACGAGCGAAGGTAGATTAGGGGTTTTTCGGGGTTGAAACCGCTTTCTATGGCGTATCCCAGGTCGTTTATGGCGGTCAGCACAGCATCATAGCCGTGTTCGTTGTATAAACGGCCAATGAAGGGATAATCGCCCTTTTGGTGCTTGTCTTGGGGTATTACTTCCCTGTAAGCTCTGACCAGTTCAGCAATTAGGGCAGCATTGGTAATTTTCTCCTGCCCCTCTTGGCCGTTAGGCGTCTCTTCTACGTAAGTAGAAGAGACTATATTATTTTCATCTTTTTTTGTTTTAGTTTTAGTTTCTGTTTTAGTTTTAGGGGGTGCTGGAGCCGTTGCGCCGCAACGGTTTGCCGACTTTTCGGTATCAGTTTCGGTATCAGATTGGGTATCAGGTTGGGTATCAACTTGGGTATCAAATTTTGATACCAATTCTGTTTTGGTATCAACTTCGGTATCAATT harbors:
- a CDS encoding ATP-grasp domain-containing protein, yielding MLDGEPLPEDIKARIIDATEQLGYPLFVRTDMASGKHDWQNSCYVASSAKLWSNIYRVVEFNEIADILGLQPEALVFRKYIPLEAAFKAFYGRMPVAKERRYFVRDGKVECHHPYWVAEAIGEWWYRVNDLAVKYPDKIGLLPENWPSILAELNRETPEEVELLTAYAEEIGRAIGEGYWSVDFAKGQDGVWYFIDMAEGEQSWHPDHEP
- a CDS encoding RusA family crossover junction endodeoxyribonuclease — protein: MSRKDALLRSQVEREAQCLVIPGKPVPKARHQVRLYRGGVITYTPAKTREFEKAVRVYALKHRIKKQDGELAVIVTFYTNGPGDVDNLLKSLLDGLNGVAWEDDRQVKAVVGIKLECKKGEERTEVTIRRMEELVDILLGLAKAG
- a CDS encoding replicative helicase loader/inhibitor; the encoded protein is MTEQEAAYLVALAAANFPALQEKDLGPTVELWYRLLQDLPYQVVEKALLKVLSEVRYFPTVAEIRQAAAEIMQPETLSPGEAWALVLQAVKRYGSYREAEALAALPEDVARAVRYLGWREICLSEQPEVVRAQFMKVYEQVIGRQRESVVTPREVRELTAKIAQQKALGGGKVVALPKAGEK
- a CDS encoding helix-turn-helix domain-containing protein, which codes for MNYIHQLNTFYDWLQCNRLSSSAQLLYHTLLMVNNRAGWTEWFQITNQALCGLMDVSENTLKRARNELKQKGLIEFKPSFKRNERTAYRIIPFDKVSKFDTQSDTKQFSVSKIDTEVDTKTELVSKFDTQVDTQPDTQSDTETDTEKSANRCGATAPAPPKTKTETKTKTKKDENNIVSSTYVEETPNGQEGQEKITNAALIAELVRAYREVIPQDKHQKGDYPFIGRLYNEHGYDAVLTAINDLGYAIESGFNPEKPLIYLRSLLLKPKKQPHYNGNSPPQKNIPRAFASLQEWVERRTRKEASPG